In Dermatophilus congolensis, a genomic segment contains:
- the infA gene encoding translation initiation factor IF-1 codes for MAKKDGVIEIEGTVVEALPNANFRVELTNGHKVLAHISGKMRQHYIRILPEDRVVVELSPYDLSRGRIVFRYR; via the coding sequence ATGGCTAAAAAGGACGGAGTCATCGAGATCGAGGGCACCGTGGTGGAGGCGCTCCCTAACGCGAACTTCCGTGTGGAGCTCACCAACGGACACAAAGTTCTCGCTCATATTTCAGGGAAAATGCGCCAGCACTACATCAGGATCCTCCCTGAGGACCGCGTGGTCGTGGAGCTCAGCCCCTATGACCTATCCCGCGGCCGTATCGTTTTCCGCTACCGCTGA
- the rpsK gene encoding 30S ribosomal protein S11, whose protein sequence is MPPKSRQAGGAKKVRRKEKKNVAHGQAHIKSTFNNTIVSITDPTGAVVSWASAGQVGFKGSRKSTPFAAQMAAEAAARRAMDHGMRKVDVFVKGPGSGRETAIRSLTATGLEVGAISDVTPTPHNGVRPPKRRRV, encoded by the coding sequence ATGCCTCCCAAGAGCCGTCAGGCTGGTGGCGCCAAAAAGGTGCGCCGCAAAGAGAAGAAGAACGTTGCCCACGGGCAAGCTCACATCAAGAGCACATTCAACAACACGATCGTTTCGATCACCGACCCAACAGGCGCGGTTGTCTCCTGGGCATCTGCTGGCCAAGTTGGATTTAAGGGCTCCCGCAAGTCCACCCCCTTCGCCGCGCAGATGGCTGCCGAGGCTGCTGCCCGCCGCGCGATGGACCACGGCATGCGCAAGGTTGACGTTTTCGTCAAAGGTCCTGGCTCCGGCCGCGAGACAGCTATTCGCTCGCTGACTGCAACCGGCTTGGAGGTTGGCGCCATCAGTGACGTCACCCCCACGCCGCACAACGGTGTCCGTCCGCCCAAGCGCCGCCGCGTCTGA
- the rpsD gene encoding 30S ribosomal protein S4, translated as MARYTGPITKKSRRLKTDLVGGDKNFENRPFPPGQHGRGRIQEKEYLSQLQEKQKARFTYGVMERQFRNYYEEAARRPGKTGANLLQILESRLDNVVYRAGLARTRRAARQLVTHGHFLVNGQRVDVPSYRVSQYDIIEWREQSRSKFPFEVAEDLYGERVVPAWMKVVPGSLQVLIHQLPVREQIDTVLTEQLIVELYSKN; from the coding sequence ATGGCCCGTTACACCGGTCCGATTACGAAAAAGTCCCGTCGCCTGAAGACCGACCTCGTCGGTGGCGATAAGAACTTCGAGAACCGCCCATTCCCTCCAGGACAGCACGGCCGTGGCCGTATCCAGGAGAAGGAATACCTCTCGCAGTTGCAGGAAAAGCAGAAAGCACGCTTTACCTACGGAGTTATGGAACGTCAGTTCCGTAACTACTACGAGGAAGCGGCACGTCGCCCCGGAAAAACCGGTGCAAACCTGCTTCAGATCCTTGAATCTCGTCTAGACAACGTCGTTTACCGTGCCGGTTTGGCACGTACACGTCGCGCTGCACGTCAGCTCGTCACCCACGGCCACTTCCTGGTCAACGGTCAGCGCGTAGACGTGCCGAGCTACCGCGTGAGCCAGTACGACATCATCGAATGGCGTGAGCAGAGCCGCAGCAAGTTCCCGTTCGAGGTCGCCGAAGACCTGTACGGCGAGCGTGTGGTTCCTGCGTGGATGAAGGTCGTTCCAGGATCCTTGCAGGTGCTTATCCACCAGCTGCCAGTTCGTGAGCAGATCGACACGGTCCTCACCGAGCAGCTGATCGTTGAGCTCTACTCGAAGAACTAA
- a CDS encoding adenylate kinase translates to MRIIILGAPGAGKGTQAAGIAESFGIPVISTGNMFRENIAEQTELGKQVQQVLASGQYVSDEITNAMLFERLAREDAQKGFLLDGYPRTTAQVEVLDEYLKERGEKLDCVLELVVDENAVVERLLKRAEIEGRSDDTEPVIRERLKVYAQQTAPLTEIYDDRELLVQVYGMGGVEEVATRIQEALEPLYSE, encoded by the coding sequence ATGAGGATCATCATTTTGGGGGCGCCGGGCGCCGGTAAAGGTACCCAGGCTGCAGGAATTGCGGAAAGTTTCGGAATTCCTGTTATATCTACGGGAAACATGTTCCGCGAAAATATTGCGGAACAAACTGAGCTTGGCAAGCAGGTTCAACAGGTTCTAGCTTCCGGCCAGTATGTCTCTGATGAGATTACTAATGCCATGCTTTTTGAGCGGCTTGCTCGCGAAGATGCTCAAAAAGGTTTCTTGCTTGATGGGTACCCACGGACGACTGCTCAGGTGGAGGTTCTGGATGAGTACCTTAAGGAGCGAGGCGAGAAACTCGATTGCGTTCTCGAGCTCGTTGTCGATGAAAATGCCGTAGTCGAGCGTCTGTTGAAACGTGCAGAAATCGAAGGGCGGTCAGATGACACTGAGCCCGTTATTCGTGAACGCCTGAAGGTTTACGCGCAGCAAACTGCGCCTTTGACGGAAATTTATGATGATCGTGAATTGCTGGTGCAGGTTTATGGTATGGGTGGAGTTGAAGAAGTAGCTACACGCATTCAAGAGGCGCTTGAACCGCTTTATTCCGAGTGA
- the rplQ gene encoding 50S ribosomal protein L17, with amino-acid sequence MPTPTKGRRVGGSPAHERLILSNLATALFQHDRITTTAAKAKRLRPLAERMVTFAKRGDLHARRQVMTVVRDKGAVHRLFTEIAPDMANREGGYTRTTKIGNRKGDNAPMVVIELVREPMSAKQATVAEAEAATKRSVKEQAAAEETSAPEAAESSEA; translated from the coding sequence ATGCCTACGCCTACTAAAGGCCGTCGCGTTGGCGGTAGCCCCGCCCACGAGCGCCTCATCCTCTCGAACTTGGCCACCGCCTTGTTCCAGCACGACCGCATTACCACCACCGCCGCCAAGGCCAAGCGCTTGCGCCCCTTGGCCGAGCGCATGGTTACATTCGCCAAGCGTGGTGATCTGCACGCTCGCCGTCAGGTCATGACTGTTGTCCGTGACAAGGGCGCTGTGCACCGCCTCTTCACGGAGATCGCTCCTGACATGGCAAACCGCGAGGGTGGGTACACCCGCACGACCAAGATCGGTAACCGTAAGGGAGACAACGCTCCTATGGTGGTTATCGAGTTGGTTCGTGAGCCGATGTCCGCTAAGCAAGCCACGGTCGCTGAGGCTGAGGCTGCAACCAAGCGCTCTGTCAAAGAGCAGGCTGCTGCCGAAGAGACCTCCGCTCCCGAAGCCGCGGAGTCTAGCGAGGCCTGA
- a CDS encoding DNA-directed RNA polymerase subunit alpha — protein sequence MLIAQRPVLTEDVVSPTRSRFVIEPLEPGFGYTLGNSLRRTLLSSIPGASVTSIRIDGVLHEFSTIPGVKEDVTELILNIKGIIVSSDHDEPVVMYLRKQGPGVVTAADIAPPAGVEVHNPELEIATLNEDGKLEMELTVERGRGYVSAHQNKAVETEIGRIPVDSIYSPVLAVTYKVEATRVEQRTDFDKLIVDVETKRSMAPRDALASAGMTLVELFGLARELNVEAEGIDMGPSPTDAALAADLALPIEELDLTVRSYNCLKREGIHTVGELVGRSEADLLDIRNFGAKSIDEVTQKLTGMGLALKDSPPGFDPAALGDRFDEDAAFSDGEQY from the coding sequence GTGCTGATCGCACAGCGCCCTGTCCTCACTGAGGACGTGGTTTCGCCCACGCGTTCCCGGTTCGTCATTGAACCGCTTGAGCCGGGCTTTGGGTACACACTCGGTAACTCGCTTCGCCGGACGCTTTTGTCGAGCATCCCTGGAGCATCTGTTACCAGCATCCGTATCGACGGTGTTCTCCATGAGTTCTCGACGATCCCAGGGGTTAAAGAGGACGTCACGGAACTGATCCTCAACATCAAGGGGATCATTGTCAGCAGCGATCACGACGAGCCTGTCGTGATGTACCTGCGCAAGCAGGGCCCCGGTGTAGTGACTGCAGCGGACATTGCTCCGCCAGCAGGAGTCGAGGTGCACAACCCCGAACTCGAGATCGCCACCCTCAACGAGGATGGCAAGCTCGAGATGGAGCTGACAGTCGAACGCGGCCGTGGATATGTGTCCGCCCACCAAAACAAGGCAGTCGAGACCGAGATTGGCCGTATCCCGGTTGACTCGATCTACTCCCCAGTACTGGCAGTGACCTACAAGGTTGAGGCCACGCGTGTGGAGCAGCGTACCGACTTCGACAAATTGATCGTTGATGTCGAAACGAAGCGCAGCATGGCGCCTCGCGATGCACTTGCTTCTGCAGGCATGACGCTTGTCGAGCTCTTCGGGCTTGCTCGGGAGCTCAACGTCGAGGCCGAAGGTATCGACATGGGGCCATCGCCGACCGACGCCGCCTTGGCAGCTGATCTCGCCCTTCCCATCGAGGAACTCGACCTGACTGTCCGCTCCTACAACTGCCTCAAGCGTGAGGGCATCCACACCGTGGGTGAGTTGGTTGGGCGCAGCGAAGCAGATCTCCTTGACATCCGTAACTTCGGTGCCAAGTCCATTGACGAGGTCACCCAGAAGCTGACAGGCATGGGACTGGCTCTCAAAGACAGCCCGCCTGGATTCGACCCAGCCGCCTTGGGCGACCGCTTCGATGAAGATGCCGCATTCAGCGACGGCGAGCAGTACTGA
- the truA gene encoding tRNA pseudouridine(38-40) synthase TruA: MRLRIDFAYDGTAFSGWAKQPGLRTVEGELTTALEKILRHDVRLVVAGRTDAGVHARGSVLHVDVEESAFHRLPGRSQRTPEAAAVTRLAGVLPADIVVRKVQQAPVGFDARFSALSRRYSYTLTDEPSELDPLQRSGIVVHKRQLDVSAMHLAAQQMLGLHDFAAYCKPREGATTIRNLLAYEWERRGPLVIGTIIADAFCHSMVRALVGGVVPVGEGKQTTDWPALVLGERRRNPAVTVMPPHGLCLEEVRYPADHQLSARAAAARCVRELPE; encoded by the coding sequence ATGAGGTTGCGAATCGACTTCGCCTATGACGGTACTGCTTTCTCGGGGTGGGCTAAGCAGCCAGGACTACGCACTGTCGAAGGAGAACTGACTACAGCCCTCGAAAAAATACTGCGTCACGATGTACGTCTGGTCGTAGCTGGACGCACAGACGCAGGAGTTCATGCTCGTGGATCGGTACTACACGTAGACGTTGAAGAGTCAGCTTTCCACCGGTTGCCAGGACGGTCGCAACGCACACCGGAAGCTGCTGCTGTTACTCGCTTAGCTGGCGTATTGCCAGCCGATATCGTCGTTCGCAAGGTCCAGCAGGCGCCGGTAGGGTTTGATGCTCGTTTTTCGGCGTTGTCGAGAAGGTATTCCTACACCCTTACTGATGAGCCATCAGAATTAGATCCGTTGCAGCGGAGCGGAATTGTCGTCCACAAGCGGCAATTGGATGTTTCTGCCATGCATTTGGCGGCCCAGCAGATGCTGGGTTTGCATGACTTTGCTGCGTACTGCAAGCCGCGAGAAGGGGCTACCACGATACGCAATCTGTTGGCGTATGAGTGGGAGCGCCGTGGCCCGCTAGTAATAGGCACAATCATTGCCGATGCGTTTTGCCACTCAATGGTGCGTGCCTTGGTTGGGGGAGTCGTACCTGTGGGGGAGGGGAAGCAAACGACAGATTGGCCAGCACTCGTGCTGGGAGAACGTCGAAGGAACCCAGCGGTGACGGTGATGCCGCCGCACGGCCTGTGCTTAGAAGAAGTTCGTTATCCGGCTGATCATCAGCTTTCGGCTCGGGCTGCAGCTGCTCGATGTGTTCGAGAGCTGCCTGAGTGA
- the rpsM gene encoding 30S ribosomal protein S13 yields the protein MARLVGVDLPREKRVEIALTYIFGVGRTRAKEAIAATEIDPSTRVKDLDEQQLVALRDFLEGNYKLEGDLRREVAADIRRKVEIGSYQGLRHRRGLPVHGQRTKTNARTRKGPKRTVAGKKKAGR from the coding sequence ATGGCACGTCTTGTTGGAGTTGACCTCCCGCGCGAAAAGCGCGTTGAGATCGCTCTTACCTACATCTTCGGTGTGGGGCGTACCCGCGCGAAGGAAGCTATCGCAGCGACGGAGATTGACCCGTCCACGCGCGTCAAGGACCTAGACGAGCAGCAGCTTGTTGCTCTGCGTGACTTCCTCGAGGGCAACTACAAGCTCGAAGGTGACCTTCGCCGTGAGGTGGCCGCCGACATTCGTCGCAAGGTTGAAATTGGCAGCTACCAGGGTTTGCGCCACCGCCGTGGCCTGCCCGTGCACGGCCAGCGCACCAAGACCAACGCGCGTACCCGTAAGGGCCCCAAGCGCACCGTTGCTGGCAAGAAGAAGGCCGGCCGCTGA
- a CDS encoding ArsR/SmtB family transcription factor, whose amino-acid sequence MTTPTDPTDNDHPLPHPAELDQISLRTLAHPMRSRILAELRSIGRATSADLAKALDTSTGVTSYHLRALANAGLITTSELSGRRRYWSLTTENRIIDTSEEDPADEASAEWLARDYAAYFGTKVQNWISHTSQWPPTWQELCGLEDRLVLVTDTQLAALQEEIAAILERYRRVGAGNPTAKRVTFYTCALPVDAPPRL is encoded by the coding sequence ATGACTACCCCTACCGACCCCACCGACAACGACCACCCTCTCCCCCACCCGGCAGAACTTGACCAAATATCACTACGCACTCTTGCCCACCCCATGCGATCTCGCATCCTCGCCGAACTACGCAGCATTGGCCGAGCCACCTCCGCAGACCTCGCCAAAGCCCTAGATACAAGCACCGGCGTGACCAGCTACCACCTACGCGCCCTAGCTAACGCAGGACTCATCACTACCAGCGAACTCAGCGGCCGCCGCCGATACTGGAGCCTGACTACAGAAAATCGCATCATCGACACTTCCGAAGAAGATCCCGCCGATGAAGCCTCCGCCGAATGGCTCGCCCGTGACTACGCCGCCTACTTCGGCACCAAAGTCCAAAACTGGATTAGCCACACCTCACAGTGGCCCCCTACCTGGCAAGAACTATGTGGACTCGAAGACCGACTTGTCCTTGTCACCGATACTCAACTTGCCGCACTCCAAGAAGAAATCGCTGCCATCCTTGAGCGATACCGCCGTGTCGGAGCAGGAAACCCCACTGCTAAACGCGTCACTTTCTACACCTGTGCACTGCCTGTTGACGCTCCCCCACGACTCTAA
- the map gene encoding type I methionyl aminopeptidase, with protein MFGRERIEKKNPQQIIAMRKAGLVVGRTLEKLAEAVKPGVTTRELDDIAREYILSQGAVPSFPLVPGYRHTLCVSVGCEIVHGIPGDRVLQEGELVSIDCGAAVDGWHGDSAISIIVGGDDAAEPEVKNLLDDAFKSLWSGIAAMVPGNRVGDIGGAIEESLEKSALQRKIGEYGIVEDYEGHGIGREMHMSPGVPNFRPAKLGPKMTVGTTLAIEPMVTLGAPDNKVLDDDWTVVTIDGSVAAHVEHTVAITSEGIWVLTALDGGLEVCAATGAQFGPLA; from the coding sequence ATGTTTGGTCGTGAGCGAATTGAGAAAAAGAATCCTCAGCAGATTATTGCTATGCGGAAAGCTGGATTAGTTGTTGGGCGAACTCTGGAAAAGCTAGCTGAGGCAGTTAAGCCTGGAGTTACCACTAGAGAACTCGATGATATTGCTAGAGAGTATATCCTCTCGCAGGGTGCTGTTCCTTCTTTTCCGCTTGTTCCTGGGTATCGACACACTCTTTGTGTGAGTGTGGGGTGTGAAATAGTTCATGGAATACCTGGTGATCGTGTTCTCCAGGAAGGGGAACTTGTATCAATTGACTGCGGAGCGGCAGTGGATGGGTGGCATGGCGACTCGGCGATATCGATTATCGTTGGCGGGGATGATGCTGCCGAACCTGAAGTAAAAAATTTGCTTGATGATGCTTTTAAATCCCTGTGGTCTGGTATCGCAGCGATGGTACCGGGGAACCGAGTCGGAGATATCGGGGGAGCGATTGAAGAGTCTCTGGAAAAAAGTGCTCTTCAACGAAAGATTGGCGAGTATGGAATCGTCGAAGACTATGAGGGGCATGGGATCGGGCGTGAAATGCATATGTCGCCAGGGGTCCCTAATTTTCGGCCAGCCAAGCTAGGGCCCAAAATGACCGTTGGCACTACGCTGGCTATTGAGCCGATGGTTACGCTAGGCGCCCCTGATAACAAGGTTCTTGACGACGACTGGACAGTAGTCACCATCGACGGCTCCGTTGCAGCCCATGTTGAGCACACGGTGGCTATCACTTCTGAAGGCATCTGGGTACTTACTGCGCTCGATGGGGGACTGGAGGTCTGTGCAGCTACAGGTGCCCAATTTGGCCCGCTGGCATAA